The genome window ACCGCACGGCAGAAAACCAAGACAATTCACATCATCCGCAACATCGCCCTGGTGGTCATCGCACTGGGCGGCGTGGCCTTCTTCTTTACCCTGGACCTGTTCGAGGACAACGGCGAGGGCGGGCTGTTCGGGCCCAAGATGTCCAGCAAGCTTCATTTCGTGGGCCAGGTCAAGAGCACCGAGTTCAGCAACGAGCAACTCAAGCAGATCTCCTCGTTCATTGGCAAATATGAGGAGGCCCTGGAACGGGTGGAGATCAGCGTCTCCAAGGACGACAGCTATGCCGAGCTCAAGCCCGGCACCCAGGTTTTGTTCGAGATCCATATACGGCTGGTAGGCGGCGCGCGGCTCGAAACCCCGGTCCGGCGCACCACCTGGGGCCAGCTCATTCCCATGGCCACCCGCAAGATCGACAAGGATCTCAAGGCCTATGCCGCCATGCACGGCGGCAAGCTGCGCACCAGCGGCGGCAATGTTCTGATCAACAGCATGTGATCCCATTATAGTGGACTCCTGCGGGCAAATGCCGTAAAGGCTTTCACACACCTCGCTGTGATCAGTTGCGGCGGGGGTCTTTTTGCGTCTGCGTCTCACGCCGTTTCATGTGCACAGCGCAATTCAACCGAGCTAAAAAATGAACACGAAAAATATACGAAATTTCAGCATCATCGCTCATATCGACCATGGTAAGTCCACCCTGGCCGACCGTATCCTCGAGATAACGGGCATGGTCTCGGACCGCGAGAAAAAGGACCAGTACCTGGACAAGATGGAGCTGGAGCGCGAGCGCGGCATCACCATCAAGGCCCAGACCGTGCGCATTCCCTACAAGGCCGCGAACGGCGAGGAATACGTGCTCAACCTCATCGACACGCCGGGCCACGTGGACTTCAGCTACGAAGTCTCCCGTTCCCTGGCCGCCTGCGAAGGCGCGCTGCTGGTGGTGGACGCCACCCAGGGCGTGGAGGCCCAGACCCTGGCCAACGTGTACCTGGCCCTGGACAACGACCTCGAGGTCATCCCGGTACTGAACAAGATCGACCTGCCCAGCGCCGACCCCGAGGCCATCTCCGCCGAGATCGAGGAGGTCATCGGCCTGGACTGCTCGGATTCCCTGCATGTTTCGGCCAAGACCGGCCTCAATGTGGAGCGCGTGCTCGACGCCATCGTGGAGCAACTGCCCGCCCCCAAGGGCGACCCGGACGCGCCGCTCAAGGCTCTCATCTTCGACTCCTGGTACGATTCCTACCAGGGCGTGGTGGTGCTGTTCCGCATTCTGGAGGGCAGGCTGCGCAAGGGCGACGATATCCGCATCTTCTCCACGGGCAAGGATTTTGACGTCACCCGGCTGGGCGCATTCATGCCCGAGCCCGTGGACATCAAGGAAATGGGACCGGGCGAGGTCGGGTTCCTGTGCGCCAGCATGAAGGAACTGGGCGATGCGCCCGTGGGCGATACCATCACCCACGTGGAGCGGCCCACCGCAGATCCCTTCCCGGGCTTCAAGCCGGTCAAGCCCATGGTCTTTGCCGGCCTGTATCCCATCGAACCCGCCGAGTACGAGACCCTCAAGGCCGCCCTGGAAAAGCTCCAGCTCAACGACGCGGCCTTCACCTTCGAGCCCGAGGTCTCCCAGGCGCTCGGCTTTGGTTTCCGGTGCGGCTTCCTGGGCCTGCTGCATATCGAGATCATCCAGGAACGCCTGGAACGTGAATTCGGGGCCAAGCTGATCACCACCGCGCCGTCCGTGGTCTACAAGGTGGACACCGTGGACGGGAAGAACCTGGTGATCGACAACCCCAGCAAGATGCCCGATCCCACCAAGATCGACAAGATCCACGAGCCGTTCGTGCGCATGGACATCCATGTTCCCAACGAATTCGTGGGGCCGGTGCTGGCCCTGTGCGAGGAAAAGCGGGGCATCCAGAAGAACATGGGCTACATCACGCCCACCCGCGTGATGATCACCTATGAGATTCCCTTTGCCGAGGTCATGTACGACTTCTTCGACAAGCTCAAGTCCAGCACCAAGGGTTACGCCTCCCTGGATTACGAGATCATCGACTACCGCGAGGCGGACATGGTCAAGCTGGACATCCTCATCAACGGGGACCCGGTGGACGCCTTCTCCTGCATCGTGCACCGCGAGAATTCCGCGCGCCAGGGAAGGGCCATCGCCCTGCGCCTCAAGCGTTCCATTCCGCGCCAGCTTTTCGAGGTGGTCATCCAGGCCGCCATCGGCAGCAAGATTATCGCCAAGGAGCGCAACGCGCCCTTCCGCAAGGACGTGACCGCCAAGTGCTACGGCGGCGACATCTCCCGCAAGCGCAAGCTTCTGGAAAAGCAGAAGGAAGGCAAAAAGCGCATGCGCCGCATGGGCAACGTGGAGATTCCGCAGGAGGCCTTCCTGTCCGTGCTCAAGGCCGACGAAGATTAATTTGTATTCTGACGGGGGAGTGCGCTCCCCCGAACCATTTGAGGACATCCCATGAGTAGAGACCTGGTAAAATCCGTTCGCGATTCCTTTGAAATTCTCATTGTGGCCCTGATCCTGGCCCTGTTCATCCGCACCTTCGTGGTCCAGGCCTTCAAGATTCCGTCCGGCTCCATGCTGGAGACCCTGCAGATCGGCGACCATCTGCTGGTGAGCAAGTTCCTCTATGGCGTGAAGCTGCCGTTCACGGACAAGATCATCATCCCGATCTCCGATCCCGAGCGCCGCGACGTCATTGTCTTCAAGTACCCGCAGGATCCCTCGGTGGACTACATCAAACGCGTGATCGGCCTGCCCGGCGACACCATCGAGATCCGCGAGAAGAAGCTTTACGTCAACGGCGAGCTGCAAGAGGAACCCTACGTGCACTACAAGGATTCCATGATTTACCCGCATCCCGACCAGATGCCCGAAACCCTGACCCCGAACATGTTCGACGCCTACTTCAACGGCACCAACAACCTGGCCAAGCGCGACAACATGCCCAAGCTCACCGTGCCCGAGGGCAAGTACTTCGTCATGGGCGACAACCGCGACGGTTCGCACGATTCCCGCTTCTGGGGCTTCGTGGACCGCAGCCAGATCGTGGGCAAGGCGCTCATCATCCACTGGTCGTGGAGGTCGTTCACGGATATTCGCTGGAGCCGCCTGGGCACCATCGTCAGGTAGATACGCCTGCCGATGTGAATGGGGATGTTGTGATTAGGGGAACGCCTTTGGAAAGGTATCCCCTCAAGACACAGGGGCGCTGCCCCTGCACCCCGCCCAAGGGCGAGCCCTTGGGAATCCGAGCTAAAAAACCGCCCCGACCCCGCAAAGCGGGGTCGGGGCGGTATATCTTTGGCATGCTTCAAAAAAAAGGGCTTCTCACGTATTGGTTACGAAATTTAATGGGGACACCTTTCCAAAGGTGTCCCCTATGGCAAAATAGGTATGGTGTACCTCTAATTCAAGTGTCGGGTGGTCAAAAATAGGTATTGTGTCCCCAGATTTCCAGATTTTCCCAGATTTTCGACATTTCCATACCCCGTACCTTCCCAGCTAACGGAACGATTATTCACCATTCCGGGCATACTACCAGGCTCATATCCACCCGGGTAAGACTTACTTTTCCAAGTACTCATACGAAGCTTGTCTGCTTCGCACATTTTATCAGGATCTAACGCAAAATCATTAGGATCAATACTTAAAGCCTCTCTTGGAGTGGTCCATGAGCTTTGCTTTTCTTTAGGAACATTATTTTTTTTGCCATTACTACTGCTACTGCCATTGCTTCCCATATCGTACTCCCAACAGACCTATTTGGCTAACACATTCAATTTTTTAATTGCTTGTGCATCACCAAGACTTGCAGCTTTTTTATAGTATTCTATAGCAGCATTATAATTTTGAGCCACACAATCTCCAAGCTCATAAAAATATCCCAACAACAACAAAGCCTTAGCATGATTTTTATGTGCTGCCATTCTAACCCATTTTAAAGCAACTTTTTTATCAATCTTAACACCTTCTCCGGTATAATAGTTAACCCCAACATTATACTGCGATGATGTGTTACCAGTTAAAGCAGAACGCAAATAATAGTAATGCGATTTTGAATAATCAACATCGACACCATATCCATTTTTATACGCCACACCGAGCATATATCCAAAAGTTGAAACTGCTTCTTCAAATGAGTTTGTTGCGATACTTATAGCTTTCTCATAATCTCTATATTCAGCAACCCAAAAATATTTATTTGCTTCATACACTTTTTTAGAAATATCGCTTCTAAGATAATTTGAATTAATATATTCAGCTTTAGAAATATCTTTTTCAACACAAACGCCAGCCATATACATTCCAGATAATATTGCGGCTGAGCTATCGCTCCCTAACTTAATAGCTCTATTCAGCCAATATAATGACTTTTCACAATCAATACAATCAATGTCCTTTGAATAAATAACTCCAAGATCATTCATTGATTCTATATTATCACCCTCTGCAGACTTTTTATACCAAAACAAAGCCTTTTCAGTATCCTGCGAAGTCCCAAATCCATTGTAATACATTTTCCCAACATAATATTGGGCATCTACATTACCTTTTTTGGCGTCTTTGAGTAGCTCGGCAAAAGAAGTTCCATCAACCGTGAAGTCATCAGAGAACCCATTTCCTAAAGGATCATTGCCTCCTTGCTTACACCCAACAAAGGCAAGCAACAGCAGCACGAAAAGCAAAACACGAAAATTCATCAAAACTCGCATTTTTTCTCTCCCCTCGTTTTTGTCCCTATATGGCAATCCACCCATTTATCATTGCGCTGGTAGTGCTCCTTGTAAATCTAGGGACACAATACTAATTTCCTATGTTAGCCACGATATTCTCACATAAGAAATTTTATCCACGGCCCGCTTCGGCGGGCCGTTTTGATTTGCTCTGAGCAAACCAAAACACAACCAGGGTTTGCAAAGGGGATTATCCCCTTTGCCCGCCGGAGGCGAGGCTTCAAGTCTTACGGATGCGGACAGCATCACATAAGAAAGCCCACCGTGCGGAAAGCAGGGTGGGGAGTTTTCTTATGTATCGAATTCCGCTGAATAGGCGGCCAGAATGGAAGCTATCATCTGGCCGAATCTCGGTTCGAGTTCCTCGTGCCGCGCGGTGCTTTGGACCTTGACGCCTATTCGCTCGCTTCGGATGAGGCCTGCCTCGCGCAGTACCTTGAAATGCTGTGATAAAGTCGCTTTCGGTATGGTGCGCCCCAGCGTGTTGAGAAATTCGGAACACATCCTCGGGGAATCGGATCCCATGATTTCTTTGAATATCTGAACCCGGATGGGGTCGGACAGGGCATGAAGGAGCCCTGTGACCGTCACGTCTTCTATCGCAGGATGGGTAAGTGGCCTCATGAGTGTGTTCCTTCCGTGGCCGGAATCATTCCCCCACGACAAGCGTATGGGGCGGCCATTGACATGGCATCAATTAGTTCATATAAACCGAACAAACGAACAATGCGGTTTGCATCCCTGTCCGAAGTGGGGAGTCAATGCATACCCTTTTGTTCGGTGGTGAACAAGGATGGCATATAGCCTACGCATCGCTGCCTGCGGCGGCAGCTTCATTTCCACAGAGAGGAACCGGCATGAACAGACGAAGTTTCATCAAGCAGGCGGCAGTGGCTTCCGCCGCAGTTGCGAATACCGCCATTTGGGCGGGAAAGGCGCAGGCCGACCAGTCTGCCCGAGCGTACACCGGCCATAAGCAGGCCGGATACTATTGGCTGAAAATCGGCGAATACGATGTGGCGGCGCTGTCCGACGGGACCCTGAATTCCAATGGACGGATTCTCAACGGCCAGCCTGGACAGGTGGAAAAATTGCTTGAGGAATCTCATGCACCGACACCACGAGTGACTTCGGTCAACTCATTCCTCATTCTTATGGGTGAGCGGCGTATCCTTGTCGATGCCGGGACCGGACAGCTGCTCGGTCCTACGCTCGACAAGTTGCCGACCAGCCTCGAATCCGCCGGGTTTGCCGCGGAACAGATCACGGACATTCTGCTTACCCATATCCATGCGGACCATTCCGGCGGACTGACCGCAGGCGGCAAGCGGGTCTTTCCCAATGCCACCGTGCATGTCAACGACGTGGAGGCCGATTTCTGGCTTTCCCCCGTCAACCAGGACAAGGCGACGGACAAACGCAAATGGTCCTTTGTCCAGGCGGACAAGGCGCTGGCCCCCTATGTTTCCGCCGGTAAGGTCTCCCGTTTCAAGGGAGGGAACATGGTTCTTCCCGGGATATCGTCCATCAATGCGCCTGGACATACGCCGGGGCACACCTTTTTTGCCTTGGAGAGCCGAGGGGAAAAGCTGGTGTTTTTCGGCGACACCGTCCATGTGGGCGAGGTCCAGTTCCCCAGTCCGGAGCTGGCCATCGAATATGACATTGATCCGGACGGGGCCGTCGAACAACGCCGGAAGGCCTTTGCGGAGGCCTCGGAAGAGGGATACCTGGTCGCCGGCGCTCACATTTCTTTCCCGGGCATAGGTCATGTGGCCAAGGCCGCTACGGGATATCGTTGGATTCCGATACCGTACGTCAACGATTCGCACGCATGAGTCAGAGACCAATGGGGATTCTTCCCATTGGCCCCCGGAGGCAGCGAAAACAAAAAAAGCCCCACCGTGCGGGAAGCAGGGTGGGGATCTTGTTTTCCGGAAAGGATCAGATGGACATGCTCAGGAGCTGTGCGTCGGGCGCGGGCATGGAGGTGTATGCGGCCATGGCCTGCTGCATGCCCTGTTGCTTGGCGGCCTCGTCAAGCTCCTCCTTGGCCGAGGGAATGCCGCCCTCTTCCATGATGTCGTTGATGAGCGCGTCCAGCAGTTCTTTGGTGGGGTCGACCTCTTCCTTGTCGGTTTCCACGGCCTGCTGGGCCTGGGTGAGCACCCGGCTGGTCAGGGAGGCGGCTTCGCCCACTGTGGAGGAGGACTCTGCAGCGAAAAAGACTTCCTGGGATCCGTTGTCGAAGAAGGCGTTGAGATCCTTGTTGACCCCGGAGTTGAACTTGGCGATGGCCGCGTCGCCCGCGGCAATGCCGAAGTTGCGGTCCACCATCTTGAGCACGTTCAGGAGTCCGTCGCCGATGGCCTCCTCGGACTGTCCCCGGGAGGCGGACTGCACGATCATGCCCATGGCGGCGGTGGCCGCGTCCTTGCCGTACTGATCCTCGACCCAGCGAACCGTGTCCTTGAGCGAGGAAACCAGAGCGGTGGGATCCTTGGATTCGCCTTCCTGCCCGTCGTCGGCGGGTTGCTGGAATCCCTGGAGGTAGCGGCCCATGAGGTCGCCGAACACGTCCACGCGGTCCTGGATCTGGGAGTCCTGCTTTTCGGCCTTGGGGACGGTGGAGAGCTGGGGAGCCACCTCGGTCTTGGCCTTTTGTTTGGCCAGACCCGCGCTCGCGCCGAAACCCAGGGCGGAGGTCTTCCCGTCCTGCTGTTCCTGCACTTTCTGCATGTAGTTGAAGTTCAGATGGCTCGCCTGGATGATCATGTTTTTCAATCCTTCACCTGTTCATATCGGCAGCTTGCATATTAACTTTACGTTGCAAAGCCCATTTTGTTAGGTTGCCCCATCGCTTCAAAGGAGGAAAGCAATGGCCAAGCTCAGGCTTGTGGACACCGTGAAGGCAGCCGGTTGAGCCGCCAAGATTGCTCCGGGTGAACTGGAGCAGGCGCTCTCCGGGTTGGGAGCTCTTCACAGTGACAGGATCATCGCCGGTATGGGCGGCGACAATGAGGATGCGGTCATCCTGCACTTCCCTGCGGGGAAGGCGCTGGTGCAGACCGTGGACTTCTTTACGCCCATCGTCAATGATCCCTACCGCTTCGGACAGGTGGCTGCGGCCAATGCCTTGTCCGATGTCTATGCCATGGGCGGTGAGCCTTGGTCGGCCATGAATATTGTCTGCTTTCCCATCAAGTCCATGCCCGGTGAAGTGCTGGCCAAGGTGCTTCAGGGCGGCCAAGACAAGATCACCGAGTCCGGCGCCGTTCTGGCTGGCGGACACAGCGTGGAGGACGAGGAGCTCAAGTACGGGCTGGCCGTTTCCGGGGTCGTGGACCCGGACGGGTTCGCCTCCAACCGGGGCGTGCGGCCCGGCGACGAACTGCTGCTGACCAAGCCCGTGGGTACGGGCGTGCTGGCCACGGCGGTGAAGGCCGAATGGGAAGGCTGCGATGAGCTGGAGGAAATTTTGTACAAGTGGGCCTCGCGCCTGAACAAGACGGGCGGCAAGGTCATCCGGGAGCTGGGCCTCAAGGGCGCCACGGACGTGACCGGATTCGGCCTGGGCGGCCACGCCATCGAGCTGGCCGAGGCCAGCAAGGTGTCCATTGAGCTTCGCCTGGAGGCCGTGCCGTTCATCCCCGAGGCCGTGGAGCTGGCGGGCATGGGCATGTTGCCGGGAGGCAGCCTCTGCAACCGCAACCACTACCGGCCCAAGACCCGGGCCTCCGAACATTGCGATCCCATCCGATTCGACCTGGTCTTCGACGCCCAGACCTCGGGCGGCCTGATCCTGGCCGTGCCGGGCGACAGGCTCGACCAGGCCCGGGCCATGCTGGAGGCGGCCGGGGACCTGGTCGCGCACATCGGCCGCGCCGTTCCCGCCGAACCGGGAAAACCCCTGATTATCATCTAGATTCATTGTGGGGCGGAGCGTATTCTGTTACTCCGTACCCACGTATTATAAGGAGAAACGAACATGCCTGTTCGGTCAAAAGATAATTTTCTTGTCTTCGGCTCCCCGCTCGTCGGGCAGGAGGAGATCGACGAAGTCGTGGCCAGCATGAAGAGCGGCTGGCTCGGCACCGGCCCCAAGGTGGCCCGGTTCGAGAGCCATTTCGCCGCCTATACCGGGGCCATACACGCCGCCGCCTTCAATTCCTGCACCGCGGCCCTGCACCTGAGCCTGGTGGCGCTCAATCTCAAGCCCGGCGACGAGGTCATCACCACGCCGCTGACCTTCTGCGCCTCGGTCAACGCCATCATCCACGCCGGGGCCACCCCGGTGCTGGCGGATGTGGACCCGGTCACCGGCAATATCGATCCCGAGTGCATCCGGGCAAAGATCACGGAGCGCACCCGGGCCATCCTGCCCGTGCACTACGCGGGCCGCGCCTGCGACATGGACGCCATCATGGCCCTGGCCCGGGAGTACGACCTCCGGGTGGTGGAGGACTGCGCCCACGCCATCGAGACCCGCTACAAGGGCCGGCACGCCGGGACCTTCGGCGATTTCGGCTGCTTCAGCTTTTACGTGACCAAGAACGTGGTCACGGGCGAGGGCGGCATGGTCGTCACCCGCAGCGAGCAGGACATCCAGCGCATCAAGGTGCTGGGCCTGCACGGCATGAGCGCGGACGCCTGGAAGCGGTTCAGCGACGAGGGCTACAAGCATTACATGGTCGTGGAGGCCGGATTCAAGTACAACATGATGGACATCCAGGCCGCCATCGGCATCCACCAGCTGAAGCGGGTGGAGGAGTGCCTGGTGCGCCGCCGGGAAATCTGGGGTATGTATGACGAGGCCTTCGCGGACCTGCCCATCGGCATCCCGGCTCCGGAGGAGCCGGACACCCGCCATGCCCGCCACCTGTACACCATCCTGGTGGACGAGGCGGAATGCGGCGTGAGCCGGGACCGGTTCCTGGAGCGCATGACAAAGGAAAACATCGGGGTGGGCGTGCACTACCTGAGCATTCCCGAACACCCGTATTATCAGCAGAATTACGGCTGGAAGCCGGAGGAGACTCCGGTGGCCACCCGCATCGGTCGCCAGACCCTGAGCCTGCCGCTCTCGGCCAAGCTCACGGACCAAGACGCGGCCGATGTCATCCAGGCAGTGAAACAATCTCTCGGAGCGTAACAGCATGCACGTACTCATTACCTCGGCGGGACGCCGCACCTCACTGGTCAAGGCCTTCAAGGAAGTTTCCAACCCCGGCGGCTGCAAGGTCTTTGCGGGCGACATGGACCCCCTGGCCCCGTCCCTGTACCTGGCGGATGAAGCCGTGAAGCTGCCGCCCGTGCTCTCGGACCAGTACATTACCTTTTTGCTGGACTACGTGACCGAGCAGGGCATCAAACTGGTGGTGCCCACAATCGATACCGAGCTGCAGGTCTTTGCCGAAAATGCCGAGCGGTTCATTTCGCGCGGCTGTCGGCTGCTCATTTCCGAGCCCGAGCTCATCAGCGCCTGCCGCGACAAGTGGAACACCTTCACCTTCTTCGACCGGCTGGGCGTGCGCACGCCCAAGTCCTGGCTGCCCGAGGACCTGGACGACGAGGCCATTGCCGAACTGCCGGACAACCTGTTCGTGAAGCCGCGCGACGGCAGCGCCAGCGTGCATACCTACGCCACAGACCGGAAGGGCCTCAAGGCCATCATGGGCCGCGTGCCCAACGCCATCGTGCAGGAGCGTATCCAGGGCCGCGAGATCACCATCGACGCCTTCCTGGATTTCGACGGCAAGCCCCTGCATTACGTGCCGCGCATCCGCATCAAGACCGTGGGCGGTGAATCCGTGCAGGGCGTGACCATTTCTGAGCCGGGCCTGAACGAATGGCTGGAGGGCCTGTTGGAGATCATCGGCCGCATGGGCGGCATGGGCCCCATGTGTTTGCAGGCGTTCCTCACCTCGGAAGGCTTCGTGCTTTTCGAGATCAATCCCCGTTTCGGCGGCGGCTACCCCCTGGGCAGGGCCGCGGGCGGTTCCTATCCCGAATGGCTGGTGAACCTGCTGCGCGGCGAAAAGGTCGCGCCCCGGCTGGGCGAGTACAAGGTGGGTCTGTCCATGACCCGCTACTACTGCGAGGTGTTTACAGAGGAGCCCAAGTGGCGGTAAGGGGCGTTGTCTTCGACATGGACGACACGCTCTGCCTGGAGCGTGACTATGTGAAGAGCGGCTTTCGGGCCGTGGCCGACCACGTGCGTGACGCGGCCGATGCGGAAGAAGTGTTCGGGGCCCTGTGGGCCATGTTCGAGGAAGGTGTCCGGGGTGACACCTTCAATCGTTTGATGGACCGGTTTCCCACGGTGGCCGGGGCGTTCGACATACCTACACTGGTGAGCGTCTACCGCAATCACACCCCTTCTGTTTCCTTCCTGCCGGGCATCGGGGAGCTCCTTGCGACTTTACGGGGCCTAAATATCAAGATAGGAGTCCTCTCGGACGGGCCGCTGGCATCCCAGCAGGCCAAGGCCGTGGCCCTGGGCGTCTATCAGGTTGCCGATGCGGTCATGCTCACGGACAGTCTGGGCCGGGAGTGCTGGAAACCCTCGCCGGAGGGATTCCTGAGGCTCGAGGCCGAACTGGGCCTTTCCGGCCATGAGCTGGTATACGTGGGCGACAACGTGGAAAAGGATTTCATTGCACCCAACAGGCTGGGCTGGGCCACTGTGCGCCTGAGGCTGCGCGAACAATTGCGTTGCGCCGCGGAAGCCTCGGAGGAGGCGGCCGCCCCCGGCCACGAGGTGCATTCGACGGAAGAGCTG of Salidesulfovibrio onnuriiensis contains these proteins:
- the lepA gene encoding translation elongation factor 4, with the protein product MNTKNIRNFSIIAHIDHGKSTLADRILEITGMVSDREKKDQYLDKMELERERGITIKAQTVRIPYKAANGEEYVLNLIDTPGHVDFSYEVSRSLAACEGALLVVDATQGVEAQTLANVYLALDNDLEVIPVLNKIDLPSADPEAISAEIEEVIGLDCSDSLHVSAKTGLNVERVLDAIVEQLPAPKGDPDAPLKALIFDSWYDSYQGVVVLFRILEGRLRKGDDIRIFSTGKDFDVTRLGAFMPEPVDIKEMGPGEVGFLCASMKELGDAPVGDTITHVERPTADPFPGFKPVKPMVFAGLYPIEPAEYETLKAALEKLQLNDAAFTFEPEVSQALGFGFRCGFLGLLHIEIIQERLEREFGAKLITTAPSVVYKVDTVDGKNLVIDNPSKMPDPTKIDKIHEPFVRMDIHVPNEFVGPVLALCEEKRGIQKNMGYITPTRVMITYEIPFAEVMYDFFDKLKSSTKGYASLDYEIIDYREADMVKLDILINGDPVDAFSCIVHRENSARQGRAIALRLKRSIPRQLFEVVIQAAIGSKIIAKERNAPFRKDVTAKCYGGDISRKRKLLEKQKEGKKRMRRMGNVEIPQEAFLSVLKADED
- the lepB gene encoding signal peptidase I; protein product: MSRDLVKSVRDSFEILIVALILALFIRTFVVQAFKIPSGSMLETLQIGDHLLVSKFLYGVKLPFTDKIIIPISDPERRDVIVFKYPQDPSVDYIKRVIGLPGDTIEIREKKLYVNGELQEEPYVHYKDSMIYPHPDQMPETLTPNMFDAYFNGTNNLAKRDNMPKLTVPEGKYFVMGDNRDGSHDSRFWGFVDRSQIVGKALIIHWSWRSFTDIRWSRLGTIVR
- a CDS encoding tetratricopeptide repeat protein, which codes for MRVLMNFRVLLFVLLLLAFVGCKQGGNDPLGNGFSDDFTVDGTSFAELLKDAKKGNVDAQYYVGKMYYNGFGTSQDTEKALFWYKKSAEGDNIESMNDLGVIYSKDIDCIDCEKSLYWLNRAIKLGSDSSAAILSGMYMAGVCVEKDISKAEYINSNYLRSDISKKVYEANKYFWVAEYRDYEKAISIATNSFEEAVSTFGYMLGVAYKNGYGVDVDYSKSHYYYLRSALTGNTSSQYNVGVNYYTGEGVKIDKKVALKWVRMAAHKNHAKALLLLGYFYELGDCVAQNYNAAIEYYKKAASLGDAQAIKKLNVLAK
- a CDS encoding ArsR/SmtB family transcription factor; the encoded protein is MRPLTHPAIEDVTVTGLLHALSDPIRVQIFKEIMGSDSPRMCSEFLNTLGRTIPKATLSQHFKVLREAGLIRSERIGVKVQSTARHEELEPRFGQMIASILAAYSAEFDT
- a CDS encoding MBL fold metallo-hydrolase; this translates as MHTLLFGGEQGWHIAYASLPAAAASFPQRGTGMNRRSFIKQAAVASAAVANTAIWAGKAQADQSARAYTGHKQAGYYWLKIGEYDVAALSDGTLNSNGRILNGQPGQVEKLLEESHAPTPRVTSVNSFLILMGERRILVDAGTGQLLGPTLDKLPTSLESAGFAAEQITDILLTHIHADHSGGLTAGGKRVFPNATVHVNDVEADFWLSPVNQDKATDKRKWSFVQADKALAPYVSAGKVSRFKGGNMVLPGISSINAPGHTPGHTFFALESRGEKLVFFGDTVHVGEVQFPSPELAIEYDIDPDGAVEQRRKAFAEASEEGYLVAGAHISFPGIGHVAKAATGYRWIPIPYVNDSHA
- the selD gene encoding selenide, water dikinase SelD, encoding MAKLRLVDTVKAAGUAAKIAPGELEQALSGLGALHSDRIIAGMGGDNEDAVILHFPAGKALVQTVDFFTPIVNDPYRFGQVAAANALSDVYAMGGEPWSAMNIVCFPIKSMPGEVLAKVLQGGQDKITESGAVLAGGHSVEDEELKYGLAVSGVVDPDGFASNRGVRPGDELLLTKPVGTGVLATAVKAEWEGCDELEEILYKWASRLNKTGGKVIRELGLKGATDVTGFGLGGHAIELAEASKVSIELRLEAVPFIPEAVELAGMGMLPGGSLCNRNHYRPKTRASEHCDPIRFDLVFDAQTSGGLILAVPGDRLDQARAMLEAAGDLVAHIGRAVPAEPGKPLIII
- a CDS encoding DegT/DnrJ/EryC1/StrS family aminotransferase; translated protein: MPVRSKDNFLVFGSPLVGQEEIDEVVASMKSGWLGTGPKVARFESHFAAYTGAIHAAAFNSCTAALHLSLVALNLKPGDEVITTPLTFCASVNAIIHAGATPVLADVDPVTGNIDPECIRAKITERTRAILPVHYAGRACDMDAIMALAREYDLRVVEDCAHAIETRYKGRHAGTFGDFGCFSFYVTKNVVTGEGGMVVTRSEQDIQRIKVLGLHGMSADAWKRFSDEGYKHYMVVEAGFKYNMMDIQAAIGIHQLKRVEECLVRRREIWGMYDEAFADLPIGIPAPEEPDTRHARHLYTILVDEAECGVSRDRFLERMTKENIGVGVHYLSIPEHPYYQQNYGWKPEETPVATRIGRQTLSLPLSAKLTDQDAADVIQAVKQSLGA
- a CDS encoding ATP-grasp domain-containing protein; the protein is MHVLITSAGRRTSLVKAFKEVSNPGGCKVFAGDMDPLAPSLYLADEAVKLPPVLSDQYITFLLDYVTEQGIKLVVPTIDTELQVFAENAERFISRGCRLLISEPELISACRDKWNTFTFFDRLGVRTPKSWLPEDLDDEAIAELPDNLFVKPRDGSASVHTYATDRKGLKAIMGRVPNAIVQERIQGREITIDAFLDFDGKPLHYVPRIRIKTVGGESVQGVTISEPGLNEWLEGLLEIIGRMGGMGPMCLQAFLTSEGFVLFEINPRFGGGYPLGRAAGGSYPEWLVNLLRGEKVAPRLGEYKVGLSMTRYYCEVFTEEPKWR
- a CDS encoding HAD family hydrolase, encoding MAVRGVVFDMDDTLCLERDYVKSGFRAVADHVRDAADAEEVFGALWAMFEEGVRGDTFNRLMDRFPTVAGAFDIPTLVSVYRNHTPSVSFLPGIGELLATLRGLNIKIGVLSDGPLASQQAKAVALGVYQVADAVMLTDSLGRECWKPSPEGFLRLEAELGLSGHELVYVGDNVEKDFIAPNRLGWATVRLRLREQLRCAAEASEEAAAPGHEVHSTEELSALLDTMKDG